The Cannabis sativa cultivar Pink pepper isolate KNU-18-1 chromosome 8, ASM2916894v1, whole genome shotgun sequence genomic interval ATTGTacactattttttatttgagtACCTTGAAGATGATCTTCTAGTTGTGATCCTAAACACGGTACTAAACTAATGGgtcattaaatttatttttctatttcctTTTACTTTTTTGTTGATTGCAAAACAAATTATTAAGAGAAGGTTGTTTCGCAAAGTGACATTAAGAAAGAGTTAATGTTCACAAATTAATTTGGTATCCATACTAAAAGAATTGCTTTTGATCACAGGTCTCTGATTCGGGAAGCATTGATGCTAGCACTCATGGTTTCTCCGATGAGGCAATTCCCAAAGCGAAGGATGTGGTTAGGATTGATGTAGTGGGAGGCTTCGCTATACAGAAGGTTACATCCGAAAGAAGTTACTTTCGGTAAGTTGTGGTTGTTTGGTTGGCGCCCTTCGAATGCCTCATGTAAAATGAATTATCAAAGTGGTAAGACATAAATGTTTCTGAACTTTGTTGAACTCTGCAGGACAATAGCTAGTATGGATATAAAGCTGGATTTCGTCCCACCATCTCTTATTAATTTTATCTCAAGGCAGCTCATTGGCAATGGTTTCAGACTTTATCAAAAGGTTTATCTTTTGTTCCACAAGATATGCTAAGAATTAGATTTATAATATGCACAGATGCACTCAGACTAAATTATGTGAAAAACTGCAGGCAGTGGCTTCGATGTTTACAGGTGATGACGAATTCAACAAAGCCTTGAAGGATCCACTGTACACTAGAATACGTGAAACTCTTTGCTCcactaataaattaaatggaTCTTTGAAAGAAGAAACTGTAGATGTAGTAGTAGTCGAAGAAGAAGAACTCAAGAGCGAAGCAGCAGATCTCTCTGAAGTAAAAGCCACGAGTAATTTGGATTACTCGAAGGTAATAGATCAAAACAGTAATTGCAATAGCCACATAGTTGAATTGCCTGAGCAAGTTGCTGGTAGTACAGCCTCTTGTGAGATTGTGGAGATCAAGAGCGAAGACAGCAAGAATTTTGACAATAAAATATTAGTTGAGCAAATGACAGAAACATCCCATGTTAACCGCAAgcgaaatattattattagctcAGATGTGGAACAAGCTCTTGGAACATTGGAGAAAGTTATTTCTATGGTTAAAGAATACGGATTTAATACCAAAACCCCTTCTTGGTTCACCAGCGAAAGGTCTCCCGAAGAAAACAATCCAGATGAGGACTCAAAATCTGAAGGAGAAGATACAGGAGTGTGTTCAAATGTTGCAGTTACTGCTGAGTCTGGAAAAGAAACCACCGAAAGGACATCGTCCCAAGAGTCCGTTGGAAATGGCCCTGCCATTCAAAACTCCAGGTCAGAATTTTTGTTGTTGAAGTTCAGTATGTATGTCATATGTAACACAAACCATAGATTTAGTACCTAAAATCCTTTTTCCATGTGTTTTCTTTGGCTTTTAGGCGAGGAGGATCGAACTCATTTTCAAAGGAGGTTGGCCATAACAGAATAGCACCGGCTTCCCCAGAGCATAAAATCTCAATTCCTTGTGATGATACTTACACCACCAATCAGGTTGTTCTTAGTTCTGCCAAAACCGAGCCACCAGTGATACCGATTATGAACCATAATATGGCTACAGAAAATAATAAGCATCCTAGCAGCGATACGAACGGCGTCTATAAAAGCAGTCCGAACAAAGTAAAGAAGCGTAAGAAGCAAAGAAGTTCTAGGCTTTGTTGCATTGGCTAGAGTCCTTAGGAGATGAGGCAGAGTTGAACAATAGAAATCTGATTTTGAAGTATGGTGGTGTAGATGAAGCCTGACATGGCTAATACATGACACAAAAGAGTGAATTTGTAACatcttaatttatttatgaaaataaactttataatatagaaAGTATTGTTGGCATACAGATAAGTTTAATGTTCTTAGATTTGCATGAATTCTTGTTAAAATATGCTGTAAagagattatttttttatcttttacaaTAAGAGATAGCTGGGGAGATTCGAATTTGGGACTTGTTAAATCCTTCTCTATTCACCAACTTGAATTCTTCTCAAAAGGGTTTGTAAGCAAGTATAAATTTGTggtttgaataataataataataataataataataataataataatattgagaGGCCATTTTCTGTGATgataaaattctatttttccaAATCAATTTTTAATAGCTGGCAAAAGTGGTGAATCTTATCTTGGAATTTAGAATTTGCTAGTCCATTTTATTTAGGTGCAcgttttatttgatttattattgtGTGGCATTTTGATAGTGAAAGGGAGTTCTATACAAAGTATTAGCTATAAATAAAGTTTGGTAATGGCATATTATTCCTCCAAAAAGTAAAGATTTTTGTTTGGATGATACTTTCATGATATTCCCCTATCGAATGGAAGGATCTCTTACTTTCAATTTGTACTAGATACGATGCTTATGTCTTTTTCATGCCTTTTGGGTAAAGAAAAGAATGCTAGGGGTTTGTGCTTGTCATGTATAAGGTTCATTTTCTCAACATTATTAAAGAAGAGTTTGAGTAATGGTTGCATGGATGTTATTTAGAGATGCTAGACTATGAGGGGCTTTATAACACATGATGGGTGGTTGTTGGATTCTCTATTTCTGTTATATTAAGTAACTAGAAAACAAAACCGTGTTTCGATAATtaagttatttataatttttgtctCCTAAACTATGACGTATGTATTAGGATTCATGTCTTAAAAAATTTATGAGGGCAtttctaattattaataaaaagttGAACATTTTAATATATGCTtggatattaaattattaatatttattattgaataatttacatataaatACCGAAAAATTCCTTATTCATATATGAGACAGTGGCTTGTAGCTGTACAAAGAACTAAGATTGCTTAGCTATGAATGAAATAGTCAACAACATATTAGAGTTATAGAATCTTTAATCAATAGTTGCTAGTACGGTTCACTGATGCACGTTCTTTGGTGCAAGTAATCTCAGTTCAGATTACGGATGTAGTATGACATCAAAGTGAAAGTGttgtatataataaagattatatatgaTAAGAACCGATATGAATAAAGTTGTATTTATCTAACATGTTGTTTAATATAAAGACTTAATTCATATCAGAACGATGAGCAATGGTAGATCAACCTAAATCATGAGTAATCATAAATTTTTGTTCATAtcgtttatatataatttacattgagtaggaaaaaatttaccattttaccatttaatgtattttattcttaaaacacttaattaACTACTTGTAAATGCTAttttaataaactaatataattactgaaatgaacGCACTATATCATTTATCGCGTTAAGCTAAGCTCTAAAGAaactatcgtttcacttctaataattatagaagctatagattttaaatctataattaacgctcccactcaattgaactactgAGTTTACAAGATGTAAATACTGGGCAAATCTTATTGGTAAGATGtaacgaacaagtcaaagaatCTATATAGTACAATTAAGCTAGAACTTAAAAATCTCAAGATTGAGATCAATCGACCTATGATCAACTAAGTGACATTGACTTAGAAAAGACATAaaagtaagtttatgatatcttttctGCTGTCAATATCAGTCCATTCTGATGTATAACCGATACATCTGATATTAGTTTACTTTGCTAACGCCCTGAAAAGGACATTCCACTTATACAAGTGTAAGTAAACcacatcgctgattatcacgtcAGTGTAAATCTAATCCACTGATAAATCGTGAGACTAAATAGTTTGAAGCATATgatcatgatttttttttccattgtgtagacaacactataatcatgaataactatatgttcgggatttaatagaatttatatattaaacatataatcatgaaattaatgATGTGAAccattcaacataaaataatttctgattttttattAGTTAGTAAATCCCAACAGTTAAAAATGCAATCTAAACACTTTAGATTTGTGGATTCAAGAATTTTTATAAGTTAAAGAGAATATgctttagtacatgtcaaagttcgggaacACGATTTGATACATTCAGGATCGGCCCTAGGCTAAGGTGGGCTAGGCCCTTGCCTAGAGCCAACTCATTTTAGGGCCccgaataaaaaaaatatgttttaaaaaatatacatttttttaataattttaaaaatatcatttatctttatgggtgattctacaatgcacccccttaaaagggatgtactgatgcacccttgacttgtttcggcatctagaaaatttttttagtctaattttttttttcatattcatgtacgttatagctatttaagatatcctataaaattttgaaaaattcggaataatttacaatatagaaaacaatgttcaaatagtctattttacacgcgtataaaataaaatagtcacgcgtgcaacacactgtttgaacataattttcggcgtgttaaacttttctaaatttcttaaaattttgcaggatgtcttaaataactataacgtacatgaccatgagaaaaaatttgactaaaaaattatttcggatgctaaaacagatatGGGTGCAttaatatatccattttaagggggtgcattgtagaatttttctATCTTTATAATACaggcctaatttttttttttttacctatgaCTCATTTCAACTTAAGGATGACCCTGGATACATTGATAATTGAGGAAATTAGACTCTatactctttttatattgtctaCTTTTAATTTtgccatatttttttaaatactttaCTAATTTTGCCCATGTCACTTCAATATACTCTTCATGTGAttcttttattgtattttgagtacaatacatataaaacgaaatatattttaattaaatatgaattagttgtaaatttagttaattgaagtatttttttaattaacccCTTGATAATTGCCacgttaataaaattaaatttaataatttagaaGAAATTTTAATCAGTTAAAAAATTTGGAAGGTAagatttatatgtaatttttttttttttttttttgaaggaagtATATGTAAATCTTAATTAgccattttaaaattttgaagatAAAAAAAAGAATCGGTTATACGAGCAAAGGCAAAGTGACGGTTTGTCTAGTGTACACGGTAAGTTCACGGAAAACAAAACCGTACATTTCCGGTGATGACGAGACCACAGCTGCGGAACCTTCTCTCCTCCACCGCCATTCTCCGGCGAACCCTTTCTCCCAACCCTAATCACCAATTCGACTTCGCAGCCAAATCTCCATATCGACCTTCATTCTTATCATCCTCACCTCCCACTTTCTCGGAGAATCACAGGCTCTTCCCTACTCCTGGACTCGATTTTCTTGGGCGTAGAATTTCTgggattaattttatttcttccCAATCGACCTCGGATGTCCTCGCTAAATGTTGGAACTGTAATGAGAAGGCTGAAGCGGCGCCGTTTCTTGTGTGTCAGTCTTGTCGGTGCATTCAACCCATGGATCACTCGGTCGATTACTTTCAAATATTTGGATTGTAAGTCAatcaaattcttttttttttagttgaatGTTTTGAAGTTGGGTTTCAGATTTGGTTTCGTGGTAAGCAAGcattaagttatttttttatctttttggaAATTTTCTTAGCCTTTTTCTAGTTTGTAGgttgaaaaaaataagattGAACACGCAAGgattatataaaatttctaGCTCAAACTTTTGTAATAGGCTGAGTTATGAAATTAGATTAAAGCTGATAAACTTATTTACTGTCATTAGGAAGTATATAGTTTTAAGTTGCTGTAATCATTTTGGAGCTTCTTTTGTTTTTGGTAATTAGGGAGAAAAAGTATGATATTGAAGTTCACAATTTGGAGAGGAAGTACAAAGACTGGCAAAAGCAATTGCACCCTGATTTAGTGCATTCAAAATCAGAGGTTTGTCCTCTATAATGTTACACTTTGAGACTGTTAATATGACAAATATTGCTCCTTGTTGATCTTTCTGGTATTTTGTTAGAAAGAAAGAGAATATGCTGCTGAACAGTCTGCTCGGGTGATTGATGCATACCGCACTCTAAGCAAGCCTTTGTCAAGGGCAATCTATGTTGTAAGTGTTCTgtctttccaatttttatcCATTTTATTAGACTATATGAGAGTTTATATGAAATATGTCCTTTCATGTCCTATTTTTCTTGTGTAAAAGCTTCTATTGAAAACTCAAACTGAGGGGTTGGAGGAGATCCCATGATTTACTTTTAGAAGGAcctttatagtgtttttgtttgCCTCACGGgctctgtttttttttcttttttctgtgtttgtgtgtgtgaacCAAATCATGTACAAGTTCATGAAAACTAAAGTTGGCTACTTTTGTGACAGCTAAAACTTGAAGGTCTAAATGTTGATGAAGAAGAAACTATTTCAGAACCTGATTTGCTTGCTGAGGTAAGTTGGTATGGCATGTTTGCCCAATGCAATGGAatttaattcatatttagaattttatattAAGAAGTATATATACTAAAGAGAGTGATTCTGTTGTTCCATAAAGTGTAAGACTACAAAGGAATCGAGGTTgcttaaaattttcttatttacttACTAGTCCAGTACAGGGATTTTCGATGTTTTGTATTACTAAGAATATGATGAAAAATTAGAAGTAATCTTTTTAATCTGAACTTTCTGGATTCAAAATGCAGATAATGGAAATCAGGGAATCTGTCGAAGAGGCTGCTGACTCTCAGGCTTTAAATAAAATTCGATCTGAGGTACAGTGAGCCTTCATTTTAACATTCTTGCCACTCTGAAAGTAGCAGGAAGGAGTAGAGTAATTTTGTTCTAGGATATAATTCATTTCTCATATGCTAGATTCTGGGGCACTTCTCTAAACTGTTCCTCATTCCTTTTCTGAAATTTGAATATCACTATATTCAATTACTATgcattgaaaaattgaaaagtagtTGCTCATTTATGTCAAGTGAATGGCACATATATGTGTAcaaatatgtatgtatgtatatatatatatgtgctgATGTAAGCCACTGAGCCTTTTTCTATGAACCTGTTTGGTCACGTTTAGAACTAGAAATCCCAGCATATTAT includes:
- the LOC115699257 gene encoding uncharacterized protein LOC115699257, translated to MDKRHNITKYRERLDRTLSSPKLTDAESLKSLVKNQILQSSGKETEGCSDAVIEKRTGEVSNFLDMLRSVSEVGTEGSKTHDTASHPEWKLKQDNEEFRVMYREGPQGSPFHSLLVEGYVNGPLDVCLCISWESALYRKWWPQSTIPTFKILSCNCLQKVRIGEQISLVRVKVSWPLSTREAIVHYFLFEYLEDDLLVVILNTVSDSGSIDASTHGFSDEAIPKAKDVVRIDVVGGFAIQKVTSERSYFRTIASMDIKLDFVPPSLINFISRQLIGNGFRLYQKAVASMFTGDDEFNKALKDPLYTRIRETLCSTNKLNGSLKEETVDVVVVEEEELKSEAADLSEVKATSNLDYSKVIDQNSNCNSHIVELPEQVAGSTASCEIVEIKSEDSKNFDNKILVEQMTETSHVNRKRNIIISSDVEQALGTLEKVISMVKEYGFNTKTPSWFTSERSPEENNPDEDSKSEGEDTGVCSNVAVTAESGKETTERTSSQESVGNGPAIQNSRRGGSNSFSKEVGHNRIAPASPEHKISIPCDDTYTTNQVVLSSAKTEPPVIPIMNHNMATENNKHPSSDTNGVYKSSPNKVKKRKKQRSSRLCCIG
- the LOC115700722 gene encoding iron-sulfur cluster co-chaperone protein HscB homolog, which translates into the protein MTRPQLRNLLSSTAILRRTLSPNPNHQFDFAAKSPYRPSFLSSSPPTFSENHRLFPTPGLDFLGRRISGINFISSQSTSDVLAKCWNCNEKAEAAPFLVCQSCRCIQPMDHSVDYFQIFGLEKKYDIEVHNLERKYKDWQKQLHPDLVHSKSEKEREYAAEQSARVIDAYRTLSKPLSRAIYVLKLEGLNVDEEETISEPDLLAEIMEIRESVEEAADSQALNKIRSEMQKELKHLSSLFTNAYHGRNFGEAVNTIRRMRYYERVIEEIVRKL